One stretch of Halichoerus grypus chromosome 10, mHalGry1.hap1.1, whole genome shotgun sequence DNA includes these proteins:
- the COL20A1 gene encoding collagen alpha-1(XX) chain, translating to MSAPVCPLLRLWLWLWLGVSLGLGRGQASSRLRLAVLPEDQLQMKWRESEGGSLGYLVQVKPRAGDAEQEVMLTTKTPKATVGGLSPSKGYTVQIFELTSSGNALLAQQEFVIEDLKSHSVSRSGQMPLEAAVEPMPSHVGSPDPEPRVALSPGQDPPPPASPQFRCTPPTPVDMIFLVDGSWSIGHGHFQQVKDFLASVIEPFEIGPNKVQVGLTQYSGDPQTEWDLSAFRTKEEVVTAVRSLRYRGGNTFTGLALTHVREQNLKPGAGTRPEAAKVVILVTDGKSQDDARAAGHVLKDLGVAVFAVGVKNADEAELQLLASPPLDITVHNVQDFPQLGTLAGLLSRLICQKVQGGSRGPGTPAAATPAPDTTCTPTSLVVTQVTSSSVHLSWTPAPQLPLKYLITWRPSGGGTPREMVVEGPTSSAELHSLTAGTEYLVSVFPVGKAGVGQGLRGLVTTAPLPAPQALTLAAVTPRTIRLTWRPSAGATQYLVRCLPAFPRGQEEGREVRVGQPEALLDGLEPGTHYDVWVQSLQGTEASEARGVRARTATLAAPRHLGFSDVSHDSARVFWEGSPRPVRLFRVSFVSSEGSHSGQVEAPGNATSATLGPLSSSTTYSVRVTCLYPAGGSSTLTGRLTTRKVPSPSQLSVTELPGDEVQLEWAAAAASGVLVYQIKWTPLGDGKAREISVPGNLGMAVLPGFRSHLEYEITILAYYRDGARSDPVSLRYTPAPCLTALRSPPSNLALASESPSSLRVSWTPPSGHVLRYRLTYVLASGSGSEKSISVPGPSSHVTLPDLLAATKYRVLFSAVYGAGESLPVSATGQTACPALSPDGPLPGFDLMAAFGLVEKEYASIRGVAMERAAFSCARTFTLFKDAQLTRRASGLQLAAPPPEYTVVFLLRVLPETPRESFALWQMTAEDFQPVLGVLLDAGRKSLTYFNHDPRATLQEVTFDLPEVRRIFFGSFHKVHVAVGRSRVRLYVDCRKVAERPIGEAGSPPAAGFVMLGRLAKARGPRSSSATFQLQLLQIVCSESWAEEDVCCELPAAKDGETCPAFPSASACTCSSQTPGPPGPQGPPGLPGRIGAPGEQGFPGPRGPPGVKGEKGDHGLPGLQGHPGHQGAPGKVGLQGPKGMRGLEGSAGLPGPPGPRGFQGTAGVRGTGGERGPPGAVGPTGLPGPKGERGEKGEPQSLATIYQLLSQASHVLKFHSFLHESARPPRPVWEAPRHPGTLSEAWLPGEGGDVGPRPANRGTGRVGRV from the exons ATGAGCGCCCCCGTGTGCCCTCTCCTCAGGCTCTGGCTGTGGCTGTGGCTGGGTGTTTCCCTGGGACTCGGCCGGGGACAAG CGAGCAGCCGCCTGAGGCTGGCTGTGCTGCCCGAGGACCAGCTGCAGATGAAGTGGAGGGAGTCGGAAGGGGGCAGCCTCGGCTACCTGGTACAGGTGAAGCCCAGGGCAG gggatgCGGAACAGGAGGTGATGTTGACCACCAAGACCCCCAAGGCCACGGTGGGGGGCTTGAGCCCCTCCAAGGGCTACACCGTGCAGATCTTCGAGCTTACCAGCTCAGGGAATGCCTTGCTGGCGCAGCAGGAGTTTGTGA TTGAGGATTTGAAGAGTCACTCTGTGAGCAGGAGTGGCCAGATGCCGCTGGAGGCAGCCGTGGAACCCATGCCCTCCCACGTGGGGAGCCCAGACCCTGAGCCCCGAGTTGCCTTGTCCCCAGGCCAAGACCCGCCCCCTCCTG ctaGCCCCCAGTTCCGCTGCACACCCCCCACACCCGTGGACATGATCTTCCTGGTGGACGGGTCCTGGAGTATTGGCCACGGTCATTTCCAGCAGGTCAAAGATTTCCTGGCCAGCGTCATCGAGCCCTTTGAAATTGGGCCAAATAAAGTCCAAGTCG GCCTGACTCAGTACAGTGGAGACCCCCAGACCGAGTGGGACCTCAGCGCCTTCCGCACCAAGGAGGAGGTGGTGACAGCTGTCCGCAGCCTCCGCTACAGAGGGGGAAACACGTTCACAG GCCTGGCCCTGACTCACGTGCGGGAGCAGAACCTGAAGCCCGGAGCGGGGACCCGTCCAGAGGCGGCCAAGGTGGTGATCCTAGTGACGGACGGCAAATCCCAGGATGATGCCCGTGCTGCTGGCCACGTCCTCAAGGACCTGGGTGTTGCCGTCTTTGCTGTGG GCGTGAAGAACGCGGATGAGGCTGAGCTGCAGCTCCTGGCGTCCCCGCCGCTGGACATCACCGTCCACAACGTGCAGGACTTCCCGCAGCTCGGCACCTTGGCTGGCTTGCTCAGCCGCCTCATCTGCCAGAAGGTGCAGGGCGGGAGCCGGGGCCCCG GTACACCGGCCGCTGCCACCCCGGCCCCGGACACCACCTGCACTCCCACCAGCCTGGTTGTGACCCAGGTGACCTCTTCCAGCGTCCACCTGTCCTGgaccccagccccccagctgccGCTCAAGTATCTGATCACGTGGCGGCCTTCCGGGGGCGGCACCCCGCGGGAG ATGGTGGTGGAGGGGCCCACCTCGTCCGCGGAGCTTCACAGCCTGACGGCCGGCACCGAGTACTTGGTGTCTGTGTTCCCTGTTGGCAAGGCCGGGGTCGGCCAGGGCCTGCGGGGCCTTGTGACCACAG cgcctCTGCCTGCGCCCCAGGCCCTGACCCTGGCTGCCGTGACCCCCAGAACCATCCGCCTGACCTGGCGGCCCTCGGCTGGGGCCACACAGTACCTCGTGCGATGCTTGCCGGCCTTCCCCCGGGgccaggaggagggcagagag GTGCGGGTGGGACAGCCAGAGGCGCTGCTGGACGGCCTGGAGCCTGGCACACACTATGATGTCTGGGTGCAGAGCTTGCAAGGGACAGAGGCCAGCGAGGCCCGGGGCGTCCGTGCCAGGACCG CCACCCTGGCGGCCCCCAGACACCTCGGCTTCTCGGATGTGAGTCACGACTCAGCCCGCGTGTTCTGGGAGGGCAGCCCGAGGCCCGTGCGCCTGTTCAGGGTCAGCTTTGTCTCCAGTGAGGGCAGCCACTCCGGGCAG GTGGAGGCCCCTGGGAACGCCACCTCAGCCACTCTgggccctctctcctcctccaccacgTATTCTGTCCGCGTCACCTGCCTCTACCCTGCGGGCGGTTCCTCCACGCTGACCGGCCGCCTGACCACAC GGAAGGTCCCCAGCCCGAGCCAGCTCTCGGTGACAGAGCTCCCTGGGGACGAGGTCCAGCTGGAGTGGGCGGCCGCTGCGGCTTCTGGAGTGCTCGTCTACCAGATCAAGTGGACCCCCCTGGGAGACGGGAAGGCCCGTGAG ATCTCTGTCCCAGGGAACCTGGGCATGGCGGTCCTGCCTGGCTTCCGAAGCCACTTGGAGTATGAGATCACCATCCTGGCCTACTACAGGGACGGGGCCCGCAGCGACCCGGTGTCCCTCCGCTACACCCCCG CCCCCTGCCTCACAGCACTCCGGAGCCCACCCTCCAACCTGGCCCTGGCTTCCGAGTCACCCAGCAGCCTGCGGGTCAGCTGGACCCCCCCAAGCGGCCACGTCCTCCGCTACCGGCTCACCTACGTGCTGGCCTCGGGCTCGGGATCCGAGAAGTCG ATCTCTGTCCCAGGACCCAGCAGCCACGTGACGCTCCCCGACCTGCTGGCAGCCACCAAATACAGGGTCCTGTTCTCGGCAGTCTATGGAGCAGGGGAGAGTCTGCCAGTGTCCGCCACAGGCCAGACGG CATGCCCCGCCCTCAGCCCGGATGGCCCCCTCCCAG GCTTCGACCTCATGGCGGCCTTCGGCCTGGTGGAGAAGGAGTACGCTTCCATCCGTGGTGTTGCCATGGAGCGCGCGGCGTTCAGCTGTGCCAGGACCTTCACGCTCTTCAAGGACGCTCAGCTGACCCGCCGGGCCAg TGGCCTCCAGCTGGCTGCCCCCCCACCAGAGTACACGGTGGTCTTCCTGCTGCGTGTGCTACCCGAGACCCCCCGCGAGAGCTTCGCGTTGTGGCAGATGACGGCTGAGGACTTCCAGCCCGTCCTGGGGGTCCTGCTGGACG ctgGCAGGAAGTCTCTGACCTACTTCAACCACGACCCCAGGGCCACCTTGCAAGAGGTCACCTTTGACCTGCCCGAAGTGAGGAGGATATTCTTTGGAAGCTTCCACAAG GTGCACGTGGCTGTGGGCCGCTCCAGGGTCAGACTCTACGTGGACTGCCGGAAGGTGGCCGAGAGGCCCATCGGGGAGGCGGGCAGCCCGCCTGCCGCGGGCTTCGTGATGCTGGGGAGGTTGGCCAAGGCCCGGGGCCCCCGGAGCAGCTCAGCCACA TTCCAGCTGCAGCTGCTGCAGATCGTGTGTAGCGAGTCCTGGGCAGAGGAGGACGTGTGCTGCGAGCTCCCTGCGGCG AAGGATGGAGAGACctgccctgccttcccttccGCTTCCGCCTGCACCTGTTCTTCGCAGACCCCTGGGCCCCCGGGGCCCCAAGGACCTCCG GGCCTCCCTGGAAGGATCGGAGCCCCAGGAGAGCAGGGCTTCCCAGGGCCCAGG GGTCCGCCAGGGgtcaaaggagagaaaggggaccATGGGCTCCCGGGCTTGCAG GGCCATCCCGGTCACCAGGGAGCCCCCGGGAAGGTCGGCCTCCAGGGACCAAAG GGAATGCGAGGCTTGGAGGGGAGCGCTGGCCTGCCTGGACCTCCGGGCCCGAGG GGCTTCCAGGGCACGGCGGGGGTCAGGGGCACCGGTGGGGAGAGAGGACCCCCAGGGGCCGTGGGGCCCACG GGGCTGCCAGGACCCAAAGGGGAGCGAGGAGAGAAG GGCGAGCCACAGTCCCTGGCCACCATCTACCAGCTCCTGAGCCAGGCCT ctcATGTGCTGAAGTTCCACTCCTTTCTCCATGAGAGCGCCAGGCCCCCCAGGCCCGTCTGGGAggcccccaggcaccccggcaCACTCAGTGAGGCCTGGCTCCCTGGAGAAGGGGGAGATGTTGGCCCCCGCCCTGCGAACAGAGGTACTGGCCGTGTGGGGAGGGTCTAG